ACCCAATTGGTAGCTACGATTCGGCCAAAAATGTCTGAAACTTCagctctttttttaaacttaagatTTTTGCTTCCTAGCATTTTCCTCGTGACTAACCTTTGTTTCTTGTATCTCAGGATCAccgccttcttcttcttccggACAGCCAGCCATGATTCCCCATTCCACCACCGCCCACGCCATCTCCTCTGccattattcattattcatcTCTCCTTCATCAAATTCCCCTTTACAATaagaactttattttttatcatcCCCTGTCCGAGTCATACATTTGAGTCCAATCTGAGTtcctgataataataataataataataataatgcttatttgtagagcacttttcaaaaacaagaaatgtcTTGTGGTAGATGTTACAAGTTTGGAGGAGAAAATAAAGTGTCTTACTGTGCTTTAGAGTTTCTGGttgattttgttatctttggacGGAGTCAAGCTGTTACCCCATTTCCCATCTTAGTACTAAGTTAATTGGTTGTTGTCGGTGGATTTATATTTACAGATGAACCACGAGAGCGGtctcaatcttctcatctaacgcTTGATGGGAGATaataagtgtattttccaaACTTTATGTTGTGATAGGCAGTGTTCCCACATcctttattacatttaaaagacaAGGGAAGAAACCTGTAACATACTTCAATGAAAGGAATAATTGGAAGTCAGGCCCAAAATTCATGAAATGGGAGGAATAAGGTGGATacaatgggggaaaaaagcagacACTGCATGTGGTTTTGTTATGTAGCCTGATGACAGAAGAGGCTGCACTAGCCAGGGTCCCAGAATTAGGTGATTATAAATCCTCCACAGCTTCTGGCATAATTTGATGCACATAGTTAAGCCCATTGTCTATTGTATCAGACAGAGTGTGTAGTGAACTGCTGAATAGGCTGTTTCAAGCCAGGAAATTCAGTTGTTCCTATGGCCTCCAATTGTTGGTACAATGTGTTTTCAAAGTGCTGAGCGGGCTGTTAGAAGACAGCGGGGTCAGCTGTCCCATTAGCCAGTGATATTACAAAAACACTCATTAAGCTTTTACGTCCTTTTGGGCACTGCTCTCCTCTCTCAAAGGCAAGTGATAAGAGTATTTTCTGCTGCTACCATTTATGCCCGCTTCTAACAGGGGAGTCTGCTTTCTCAAGGTTGGAAAAGGTCAGCATTGATGGAGAGATTTGATTGTTCTACTGCTGAGAAATCTGAGCTTCACaagaaataaaaccaaaaaggCATGAGAAACTcacataaatgtgtttgtggttttgcaGTGAggaaagagatgtgtttttatttcatcatgatttggtgaaataaaatgaaatgtgagGCTTGTGCTGAGAATGGTACATCAGGAGAACAACAGACACATGGACACAGACCTGTAAGGTTCAAAAGACACCCAAAGTGCCACTTTACTTAAATTTTCAAAGTTACAAATAAAAGTTCACTTAGTTGACATGGTGAAGATTTCAATTTTCAATCACTGAACATATCCAATGTTGGGAGGCAGAACAGAGCCTCTTCTCTGCTCGCCCGACTTCGTGTGTCCTCCCAGCTCAGGAGCAGCTTCTTGCTCTAGTGTCTATGCACAGTCAAACAGCCTCAGCAGCCCTGCTGACCAATTAGTAAAAGAATAGCTGGCTGATTTGGACTGTAGGCATTGCAGTTCGCTGTTCTACACTGCTATCGCTCTGCAATGCAACCTCCTACCTCCTGAGATTGGGAGAAGAACCAAAAAGACACTAGACAGCATCAACATAGCAACAACGTATTGTAGCAGCCAAATAGGCATCACTTTCTGTTTGAGATGCATAGAGCTAGACCTggccaggtaaatctctcttTTACAGAAACACGATGAGAAACATGCAACAACAACGACAATACATCATTAGTCTCATTGCTTCCTGGGCTTTCTGGGACATTCAAGATCAACGATTAAATAATTTACAATCCTCCATGAATTaacggagagagagggagcatcTCAGAGCCTGGGAATGAGTTGTGGAAACATCTTTGAACACTGGAAGGAGCTCGACAGTGGAACACAGAACATGAGAATGAACCGCTGATGGAAGTTCAGGCAGGGCAATCCACAATCTGGCCTTCCTGGAGGAAACATATTTACATCCAGTACATCAGCTAATGTATCTGACCAGAGGCTCTGACATGGACATACAGAGATATATGAGAGGGGGACTGAATAAGAGAAGGAGATGGAGGGAGTAATAGAGAAGCGAGTCCATGTTAGAAGAGGTGAAAGATTGCAGGTTTGGGTGAAGGAAGAAGCAGAAAGTGGACAGCTTGAGCAGAATTCTAACAGGGTCTTGACAGTTGTTGAAATCTAATAGGcgttgtgttttctgtctgaggAAAGCGCGAAACACTTGAAAAGAAAGAGGTCGGATGAGGTTCACTGAAGAGAGAGATATGGATAAGGGACAGGGATTACAAGAGCAAGTTCAGGAGCTGCTGCCAAAGTAACTGGAGGAGGAGACATTGGAATGGCTTCAGATCTGTGCTGAGTTAACGGAGATTCCTTGTCGGCTGATGGCAAAATAAAATGGAGCGGAGCTACCAAACATATCCGATCTCGTCATCCTTATCGTCTTCCTCGTCCTCGTCGTCCTCGATGGCTCCTCGGGGGTGAATCCGGCCCCGTCTCTTCTTCTGCCGGCTCCGCCCGGTCTGTGATGGCTCCTCGTCCTGGTCATCCAGGAGAATGACTGCACCGCCACTGCCAAAATCTCCTGATGTCTCCTGGTCCTCATCTGTAGGGAAATGCACatgaacagacaaacagacaggttAAAAGGTCAAATATCAGCTACTGGATGAAGTGGCACAAATTTGGGCAGACTTTCATGGCTCTTAGATGATTAATCCGACTTTGCCAATTCCCTGACTTTTCGCCAAactgcatttgtgtttgtttttacagaagTGTCTCAACagttggatggattgtcatgaaaacTGTCATGATTTGTAATGCCTTTAGTGAAACTGTAATCTAGTGCCCCCATCAGGTCATAATTCAATCAAAAATGTATATGACAGGATGGTTTATATATTCTATTCTTCTCCAAACAATAAATGGCAgcacagaagaagagaagaagtaGACAAAATCCTGCTGTCCATCATTCCTTCACTCAACATAACACAATGCAGAGTCAAGGGGTTTCTTAACTAGCCAGTCTCAGTGGTGTTTGGCTTAGCTCAGCTACATCAAGTTACACCAACAAACATTTTGACGTTAAACAAAGTTTTTTGGCACTAACGCTGAATACTGTGTAGCTACAGTGCAGGAGTCATTATCTGAGCTCTTGCCTCCAGCATTTTGTGAAATTGGGACCTTAAAATCCTTCTGAGTTCAATTCAAAACAGCCTATTTTCCCATGGGTACTCTGGTTGAGTGGCACTTACAGTGTTAAAATCTGTTTGGCGTCCTTATGTTTAGGCTATCAAGCGGAGAGCTGCTGCATTGGTACCTGTTTTTTCTATGCAAGGCCAAATGGGAGAAGTCCAGGCTGCTCCAGCCTGAGGCCACTCAGTCAGAGTTAGATGAGCTTGTTAGATCGTAGACAAAGGACTCctgctgtcagtgtgtgtgtgtatttgcatgtggTGGTTGTAGAGACACCTCATCAATATTGGAAGCTGCAATTACTGGCTTTGGACTAGACTGGCATTCGAGTGAGCCATAATCTGTGACTGTGAGTTGGCTGTTTGATTGGTAATCAGTATGTCTGCCTGGATTCTTTCTTTCTGGATTGTTCTATTTTTCCACAGTGAAACCCCTTGGCCATTGATTTGCAGCAAAGTGCTTCTATTGGCTTTTTGACCATTCCCTTTGAATTTCCACCGCTGGCTTGCTAACTATGACTCTGCCATATCAAAGCACTTAATCATGTATATTCTTTGTGTAAATGCCGTTTCTTGGATGCCAACATCAGCCAACAGTTGTTTATACATACAAGTGTTTATTCTCTTCCAAAACATACAACTCAGTCACTGCCACAAATTCATGTTAATAACAAATCTTTTGAAACTGCTCTCTGCTGACAAGTGTGACGGATTTCCTACTTGACTTGCGCAAGACGCTGGTGTTTTATCATGAGCAGAATATCAGAGTCAGATAGAATCAGACATATGACTGATAGTAGACCAGCCAGACTGGCTCCAGAGGCATGCCTAATGTTATCTATTTCCTAAATGATCACTGATGCGTAGATACTGGTAAGgataaagagagacagagagagaaactgagaaAGAAATAGTACAAAACTGGAATTGTGTTCGTCTCCATGTTTCAGTGGTACGTTATGTTTTAAAGAGAAGCTCTGCAGTCTCTCATGTGTGTAGCAGCACCAGATTATAAAAGAAGATAGAAGACAGATGTACAGCAGTCCACGTGGATCAAAGCACTAACTCTGAAAGACAGCTAGACAAATGGGAGCCAATAAgggcaaacacaacacaaccaaAACCCTTGTTTAGACGTACGTGGGTATGTTCATGTGTAttctgtgtacgtgtgtgttaGGGTCTTACCACAGTTAGGGTTGCCTTGTTTTCTGGAGCCAGCGATCTCATTGCCATATTTGTCCACACACCAACACTGGCCGGTGCTGCTGTGACACTGGGTTGGTTTAAAGTAGCCCTCCTCAGTACAACGAGGAATATAAGAGcctagagacagagaggggagggaggggaggatggTGGGCAACAGGAAAGAGAGTGTGGACAGGAGGGAAGGAGGTGAAAAGAAGGGTAGAGGAAGTAAGTAAACAGCGAGAGGGTTGAGCAGATTAAATTGAACGGAGTTCTTGTGTATTCACAGAGGGAGATCAACAATCAATTACTGCTGTGAAGGTTGCAGGACAACAACCATACATCCAGCTTAAAGGGAAGGAGTCACTttcaataacacacacaaatgcacacctAGTCTGTTACCTTCATTTGACCCAGTCCAAGCTCATTTTTCTGGAACACTGAACGGGGACAGGTGACAGAACgtcaggtatgtgtgtgtgtgtttaatgctaCTGATTTGTTTTGTCTGGCTGAAACTATTAAAAAGAGATACAATTTTTCATGCCAGTGTGCGTGTTTGTTAGCATTAAAGGCGGCCATGTTAGTTTCTCAGATAGGAAtcagtgactgacagatgtcCACCATCCAAACTGACCTATGAGGCTCTTCCTTCGACTCTGATTCTGGATCCTGTTCTTCTCAGTTTGGCAAGGCAGTCCTACAACCACAGAACAGACAAAGTAGTTTAATTATTGGAACTTGATTAGTATTCCCTTCTACTTTATAGTTAAACTAAAATTCTTAGGCTACTCTAACATCACCCTTTAATTATATTCCTATGTGCATCCCTAAATATCTTCTATTACGGATTTTTAGTCCCTGTCTGAATTTTTTTGTATCCTCCTCAATCCACCCACTTGTTTTTACACACTCTGAATTTCCTCCCTGCCTTTGTCCTTATTTCAACATCAGTGTCCAACAATCAGATTTTTTATTCAACCCTCCTTCCCCACCTCACCCTCAGGCTTCTGGAAGCAGTAGCACCACTCGTTGTTAGACAGCTTGCCGTCCTTGAAGGAGTCACAAGAGTTGAAGAGGGGCTTCATGCACAGCTCGTACTTGTCCAGATAGATGGCACTCAGCTCTGATTGGTCGAGCAGGAGGTCAAAGTTCATGTCTAGTTTGTTGAACATCCAGCCCAGTGAGTCCTTACAGATGGGCAAGATGCTGGTGTCAAAGTCTAGATGGGAAAAGAGACCGAGAGGAAAAAATAGATCAAGAAATTGTCGAAAGGAACATTTTTGAAACTGCAGAACATGTCCACGTCACttacatttttatctttttcagaTAGCATGctgagatttgtgtgtgtgtgtgtacacgcgCGAGTGAGTGTGTGCAGTGGCATAGCTGAGATGTGTTCAGACATGTTGACATTACAGAGAACAGAGTGGGGTCGCTGTCAACATCACTGCCAGCCCTCATGAGGACTGAAAAGCATGGCTGTtcaagagaaaaacacacacacacacacacgtacatgtTGTGGTGGGATGTACTTACGTCCAGTGGCGGAGTCAAAGCTGTCAGAGGATTTGAGGTCTCTGTTGGCGTCAAGGTGAAGAACTCCGAACCAGTCCTTCAGTCTGGAAGCCAGACTGTGGAGCTCGGTGTCAGTACatgctacacacagacacagacataaAATCACAAATCCAAAATAATGAGAAGAGGGGAAGctgctgaaaaaacaacaattatatTCTTGCTCCTTATCAAACGCTCATTTCATTTCTGCGGtgttcttttcctctcttcttttctcatCCAACTCTTCTCCTTGACTAAACACAGTGAAGAGATAACACATACGGAACTGCTGCTATCTCTTGACAGTTACCATAGGAACCCAATCtgacacgcgcacacacgcacacacacacacacacacacacacacacacacacacacacacacacacacacacacacacacacaaacacacacacacacaggatctTCCTTGTCTGCAGTCATCTCTATTGGTTCACCAGTTTGTGGTCTTGCTCAAATCAATGATTTTATCCGTGTGGGAAACTACGCActcacagttacacacacgcaACCAATGGACAAAGAAAATCCCAAATATCATCTTGCCCTCAAAGGAAAAATAAACTGATGTCTTGCAGTATGAGGCCGCTTGCATTTTATCCACGGCAGAGATAAATCTGTGCTTGTGGTTTTATGCATGATCACACTCCTCTGCGCAACTAAAAAGATAGCTGATCCAATACTGTCAAGGAAGCTTACGCTACTCTCCATGCTAGTACCCATAGAGAGCACAAACTGAACAATATATTTAATGGTATCTCTGATTACACGTATAAAGCGCCTTTGTCGCTGCCTATCAAATCCCTTGTTCCTTCTGCCCTGCGGGACTGACAGGGTCTGCCTGCAATTCAAGCAGACCTCTGCCTCTGCctgtctccctctgtgtctctgtctgtcaatCTCTGTcctcctttctcttcctctcctgtaTGTGATTGACACATTGTTTTctcctttctgtttcttttgagAGCTTGATAAACGTGCCTGAAGGACAAGAGCCATTCTCCACCTCGTTCGGCGCCTTCTAATCCAAACGCTCCAGCTTTGTTTTGGCAGATAGGAAATGCAGAAGGAGGTTGTTAACACTCCCATGGCACTGTTACTTCAGAATTGAGGCAGTTTGCTGCGAAACATGCAGAGGGTTCAAAGAGTCACATCATTAAATCACACGGATTTGATCTTAAGAACGACTTCTCATTCTTGGATTTAGTGTTGGAAATcacaaaagaaggaaaaactCATTGTTAATCACATGCAAATACTCTTAATCTTATAGACacatcaggcagagagaaaggtgATCtcgtcccacacacacacacacacacacacacacacacacacacacacacacacacacacacacacacacacaggtatttACTCTAATAGAGAGAACAGAGCAGATTGGTCCCTGAGTGAAGACCTGGATAATACTTTGCTGTCAGTGGATAAAGACGTCTGCAGCATGACATCAAAGAAGTGTGTGCAtagcacacacacgcaaacatgCACAAGCACACAGCCAGTGGGAGTGTTTAAGCAAGATTTTCAGTGCTACGGC
This portion of the Micropterus dolomieu isolate WLL.071019.BEF.003 ecotype Adirondacks linkage group LG19, ASM2129224v1, whole genome shotgun sequence genome encodes:
- the spock1 gene encoding testican-1, which gives rise to MFFFLLPAVALLLSGETAVSGNSKWLSTVAQNNKDRSWNRFRDEAEDDYFKSWAPAKSLDQEREAEPGRHGDPGTKVHSGSVKKTVQDGEFGKHHFHHISRQRTFRGITFFGGSVRACTDTELHSLASRLKDWFGVLHLDANRDLKSSDSFDSATGHFDTSILPICKDSLGWMFNKLDMNFDLLLDQSELSAIYLDKYELCMKPLFNSCDSFKDGKLSNNEWCYCFQKPEGLPCQTEKNRIQNQSRRKSLIGSYIPRCTEEGYFKPTQCHSSTGQCWCVDKYGNEIAGSRKQGNPNCDEDQETSGDFGSGGAVILLDDQDEEPSQTGRSRQKKRRGRIHPRGAIEDDEDEEDDKDDEIGYVW